Genomic segment of Arvicola amphibius chromosome 7, mArvAmp1.2, whole genome shotgun sequence:
ttccccaatgttacagaataaCTTTCAGTGATTGTTTTAGAAGCCAgttatctctgtgaattccagagtCTAGAAGTTGCaaacaatgcacttcctgtttacttaggtaatattatatgttTCTAGGAACTTCAATGGAGTTAAAGACTGGATTGTTATAACTTTCCTTAGtgataataaatgataaattagtCATAAAACTTTAgtctcacaaagataaaatagataatagaatattatctttaattttgtcaaatacagataaactaaatattgtaactgtaatccttgcttgataaccattttttgtgtaatttttctatgttaaaattaaagccttcctttttgattagacagaaaaggggaaatgatgtgggacatctctctgtatggtatatgactatgttttattaccattggttaataaaaaaaaaagctgcctttGCCTATCGTAGGGTAGAATATAGTTAGTTGGAAAATCCAAATagatactgggagaaagaagacagagtctgggagatgccagcagccaccgGGTAATTAAGACATGAGATAATAAGCCACAAGCCTCTTGGTAAAATAGAGAATAgtagaaatggattgatttaagttgtaagaactagttattaataagcctggTGAATAGGTCAAACAGCATAAGTCCCAGAGTGGTTGttcaggaactggcaggtgggagacagaaaaggaaggaggttgaaatgaagatggaatttAAAAACCCAGTGAATCAGCTAGAAagcttaaaaatagttttacaaaGTAGAAGGAATCAAACAGGAAATAGAACATAAGAAATTGAAGATAAAGCAGAGGATCTGGACCAAATATCTGACCAATGTCATAAACCAGATCTTTAAAAAGATCATAAGAGAAGATTTCCTAAAACTAAAGGAAGACACAACCTTACTGATAGAACAAGCTCacagaacaacaaataaataGGATCAGGAAAGAGAGTACCCACAGCATATCATAATTAAAATTCTAATATACACAACAAAAGAATGCACTGAAAGCTGCAAGAATAAAGCCTCAAGTCACAGATAAAGAAAACCCCATCAGACTAAAATATTTCTCAATGAAAAATTTGAAAACCAGAAGAGCCTGGGGCAATGCAATCAGAATCCAAAAAGATGATGACAGCCAGCCTAGACAGTTATAACCAGCCAAAATATCTACCataattgaaggagaaagaaaatcttcCAGGACATAAGCAGCCTAGAGAAATTATATCCAGCAAGCCAAACACAAAGGACATACATGTAGCAATGCTTTAGTCTGAAGAGTGGAATCAGCATAGGAGAGGAACTGTGGGAAGATGTATGAAGGCATAATTACCCAAACAAATTCTCTCCGAGAACACAAAtaacaacattaaaaaataaacagcatgATGACCACAATTAACTCCAATATTTCAATAGTAACTTTAAATATCAATAGTTTCCAATCAAAATACATAGGCTGACTAAATGAATCAACAAATATTACCTCTCTGTTGGTTGtctataaaaaacaaagcaaaacaaaatcaaataaacaaaaagccccAAATCTACgccttttctttaaagacaagTACCACTTTAGAGTGAAAACAGGGAATAAACAAATGctcagtcaaaaaaatcaaaaaaaataataataataacaataatcatAAACTCAATAGTCACAAGCCAGATAGCTGCAGCCCAAGATGTTGCAGGGTCACTTTGATATTAGTTTACTTGGTTCACTTGCTCCACGTGGCAAAGTGTTGAGCTTCCAAGGAGAGGTAGAGGAGGAATGGTATGAGGTAAAAGTTCTCCATCAGGGATAGAAGACTCAGGTCCTTGAAGGTCATTAAGAGTTTAAATTCACCTTGAATGAGCGAAAGGCTCTGTAGGCTTTTGCATAACTATACACCATGATGTAATTATAGGTTAATAGTATTGTTATCTGAAGGGGAATATATAGTAGTATAATAGCACCTGAAATATAACAGTAATAATTTGTTATTACAATACTTCAGGCAGaggacataatttaaaatatatattagaaatagaCCTAATACTTGCAAATGGATAAGACAATGAATCAGTGCCACAGTGTCCTTCTCCAAATGCCATGCATTCTTTTGACCTCTCCTTCAttctataaatgaagaaaatactctattCTGCCCAAACTTGTATTTTAGAAAGaacagtgggaagaaagaacatGAGGTATGGCTAGAAACAATGAACCATCTGAAGTCACATATAAAACTCACTGTGACAAACAATGATGTTTCTAAGGGCAGCACAAAGGAGGTGaagatccttctgcagactgtggaTATGTGGATATGGTAGTGACACACTAAAGGAAAGAATGACTCATGGTTTTCTGACCAACTACGTGGGTGAGATTGCCAttctaaaatgagaaaacacggcagaaaacagaaaggttAAATAGGAAGACAATACAAATTCATTTGTAGAAAAACTGAATTCAGAGTTCCTGTGAGAAATTCAGGTGACCTTTGGGAACGAGTGAGTGATACATATGTGGGCTCAGATATGAGGAATGAGGATGGAGATTCTGACTTATTAGTCAATAGATATGTGCAGCTGTAAGAGTAGTGATAGgctgaaggcgtaaatcacaaagagacagaaaattaggtaggcggagtagacagaacagaattgtgggagaaagggagcagagttggggagacgcttagttgggcagacgcttcagcttcaggcagtcaccatatgcagctgccatgcttctcctctccgagatggatgcaggttaagatcgctcctggtaagccacccctcgtggtgctatataaattactaaatatgggttaaagcaagatatgagaatcaaccaataagaaccaataagataacgggccaggggccaggcagtatttaaaagaatacagtttccgtgtaattattttgggtaaagctagctgggtggcgggacacagccccgccgctcctttctACAATAGGCACATACGCAGGTGGGAAGGGGACAGTGCAGGGAGTATGTATAATAGAGAGAAACATGTCTGCATAAGATATAAACTAAGGCCCAGTCACTGAGCCGCCTCCGAGGACTCAGCTGCCTCCCCCTCGAGCCCCCTCGCTTCCCGACGCTCCGTCCCCCCCCGCCCACCTTCTCCCGCAGCCGCCTTCCGCAGGCCATTTCCACCGAGGAAAAGGAATCGTATCATATGTCCGCTATTCAGAACCTCAACTCTTTCGACCCCTTTGCTGATGCAAGTAAGGGTGATGACCTGCTTCCTGCTGGCACTGAGGATTATATCCATATAAGAATTCAACAGAGAAACGGCAGGAAGACCCTTACCACAGTCCAAGGGATCGCTGATGATTACGATAAAAAGAAACTAGCGAAGGCGTTTAAGAAGAAATTTGCCTGCAATGGTACTGTAATTGAGCATCCAGAATATGGAGAAGTAATTCAGCTACAGGGTGACCAGCGCAAGAACATATGCCAGTTCCTCATAGAGATTGGACTGGCTAAGGACGATCAGCTGAAGGTTCATGGGTTTTAAGTGCTTGTGACTCTGAAGCTTAAGTGAGGATTTCCTTGCAATGAGTAGAATTTCCCTCCTGTCCCTTGTCACAAGTTTAAAAACCTCACAGCTTGTATAATGTAACCATTTGGGGTCCGCTTTTAACTTGGACTAGTGTAACTCCTTCATGCAATAAACTGAAAAGAGCCATGCTGTCTAGTCTGGAAGTCCCTCATTTAAACAGGTCAAGCAGTAGCCCCTGCAGTGTCCAGCCTGAAACAAAGCAATAACTATGTTTCAGCCAAGCCCAGAGCCCCAAGTTCATAGGCTATGTCAGCCCAGAAGCTCCTTGGCTCTCCCTTTACAGAATCCCCTGCCCTAGGAGAATGTCACCGCTTGAACAGCCCAGGTGAACAAGAGAATGGGTAACACCACAATAGCAATGCCACTAGAGGGAATCTCTAGCAAGAGCCCCTGGTGTTCCGACCAGGTAGGCAGAATTCAGAAATGGCCATCTTTCCCCAGGGGGGTCATGGGCATGTGGCTTGCCACCAGGGTGATCTTTTTAGCCAGTCATATCGCAAAGGATGTTGGAAGAACTGAAGGGTGGGGCCAGCCTTGTATCAATTAAACTTATGACAAGGGAACAAACACCAAACTAATGCCATTGGTCATGTGGCTAGCTGTATGTTTCAAATCAATGGTAGCAGCTACCCAGTGCCATGTGAAGTAACAAactggttttttggttttcttttcccttacaGTTTTAATGTTATGTAATGTATTTAAAcccttatttaaataaaacttgttttcagaaaaaaaaaagatataaactaAGTGTAGTAAGGTGCAAAAGTTTCTAGAAGGTGTGGGATACATTATGAAGTTAAGAGGGTAGGGAAGGTGAAGGAATGAGAGTCAATAGATAATCATATAATACACCCACAAAATTCAAAGATGTAAGGTAATCCAGTCTATTTAGTACCATGGAACTACTCTGGAATCGCTAACTTCTGTAGAAATGGAGAAGAATGGATAGTATCTGTATAATACCCATTCTGTCAACTAGACAAGGATTTTCTACAGATTGCGACCAcatattcatctttatttttcagcCCCTTTTCCAACTCATGGCATACCAAATAATAGAGATTAGAGATTGACCATTTGTCTGAACTGATAACTTAAATTGCAACAGTAAGTCACTGAGCCCATTTTGTTTGTACTGTTGCCCTTATACATCTTACAAATATTATCCTTGACTAAATTTCCACCGAGAAACTTCAGGAACCTGGCATATGCGTTATGCTGAATTGCATTTGTCATTTCCTGTCTTACCATAGATTCCATCTTCTTATTTGCAGTGCCACGAAGAATCACTGCCTTTGGTTGCTAATCACTAAAGAGTTGCAAAGTATCAGCTATTTGTGACTGGCACAATCTATTTTGATCACTATACAGCCTGCATTCAAGGAATGTCACATTCCATTGAGTGCTATGTTAGATCACGATATCATTTTACACCGAATTCCAAATTCTTTACCCTCCACCACTAATGTATCTGAATCTGAATACCCTAATTTGTGAGCTACATAACTCCTTTGTTCCCTTGTAATCGATGTCATGCTAAACTGTCCTTCATACCCCAAAGACAGTGTTCCTTCCGCATAAAGCACCCCATTATTCCCACTTCCAGCGTGGAGCTTTTGTAGTTTTATTCAGTGACTCATTCATGTCGTTTCTAATAAAGGCCTCTTTGTAACATGCACATTAGTAGAACTCTCAAAAtctcaggttctctagaagaactccacagaaaagagaaatattagCATATGTATCTTTAGAACAGATATAAATAATAGAATGATCAACCATGGTTTTCAGTCTGCTTGACAAGAACTGAGATGTCATAACGAAATGTGGATCGGTTTTCGTGTACTGTTCTGAAGCAATGCCTCCCTTTGCCTGCCTTAAAAGTGTTTACCTACTTATTATTATACTTTTGCCTTACTGTACTTTCACCTTTGACCTCACATTTTCAATGTTAGGAACTTATGCATATGCAGATACCAAAAATTtccataaggtttttttttatatctcaTAAAAAACATTTGAATTAAGTGTAAGAATTTTTGAATTTTAGAGTTATGCTTCCTAATTCATCTGTATAACCCTTCAAAGGAGATTAAATTTGACATTGAAATAAAAAGATGTTTCTTCTGATTTGATATCTGATATCTCCGGATTCTTAGTCACTTTTTTCCTATTCGTTgcagtaaagaagaaaagaagaaaggaagacaagaaaggaagacaagaagggaagaaaggaaggaagaaaggaaggaaggaaggaaggaaggaaggaaggaaggaaggaaggaaggaaggaggctaaAATCATAGCAGAAGAAAGTCCGACCAGCTATTATATTAAGCTGTGGCAAATGTGCTCACCTTTTCTAGTCCCCATGTTTTATAATGAAGATACTTCATTGAAACAATGATGCATACTTCAAGGGTTCCCTGGAGAGCAGTAAACCCTGTGTGGAGAGATTCATGAATATGTGCATTAGTACAATCCAACTGGAACTTGCCCTTAAAAAAATGAACCACAAGAGAAGCTGATCAGGTTCCGCTTATGTATATAATCAGAAGGTTATCATATTATCTCCCTCTCTATGGGAAAAGCGGGTGTAAATTTTTCTTAGATGAAAAATGCCAAATGAAGCCATTTTCCCCTATGTGATGTTCATCATGGGAAACCCACATGGAGACCTTTTAATATTGggtgaaaagaacagaaaataaacatgggctttattttaaaaagaattattgtcCTTTTTTGTGCATGAGATGAATCATAGAAAAAAAccttcaaataaatatatttctgccTTAATTCACTGAGTCACTATCAAAGCTACATTCAGTTAAAGGACTTCTAGAGATGGAACAAAATGggagaaacattttaaatcacacacatgtgcacgcacacacacacacgcccacgtGCCCGCGCAAGGACTATCCTTAAAGATCAATGAGGGACACATGGCAGATCTTGAAGTATTAGTTTATTTAAAGTACAAAGAATTTCAGGACAAATATTTCCAACCAGCAGTTGGTGCCATTTCCAGGAAAAATGGACGACTCCTACAAAGCCCATGACAGTGACAAAGTGCATGTAGGTGTATTTGTAGATTTATCTTTAAGTCTTTACCGCTAAGAATTTCAACCAAAGCTGACATTACATAAAAAGAAGACTCCTATGTTCTCTCTATCCTCCCAAAATCCTCAGCCATCTTGTAGGTATTGTAATAATAGTATGAAATTTTCATTATCTAAACTCTCATTTAAAAGTTGTTACACTGCCATTGTCTAGgctttgataaataaaaatgccaCGTTAGAACATGAATAATGACTGCAGGAAAATTGAAGAACTTTCCTATTAAATTTAGGAAAAATCATGATAATAAAAAACTTGATATGCAATTGTTTATAGATTCCTAAGTTCTGTTTTCTAGGTACAACACTGTCAGTCCTCAGAGCATTGGTATATAaacatggaaaggaaaaataattgtCTCCCAAACTCCATAATTATAATAATCTTAAACCCTCTTTAATTCTTGCCTGGCAAATTTATTTTTGACATGTGAATTAAGTCATGACTTCGGCATCTGGTACTGAGTTGCCAGACACTGTTCCAATTCTTCATTTCTAGTCACTGTGTGCATAGAGAAGAAAACACTGTTTAAACTTGTTCGTTTTACCCCCAAATCTTTGAATTCAAGACCTCCTTGGACATCTTGAAAGTACTTCCAATCATGAGTGCGAGGACCTGCCACCATTTCAGAAAATACAGTAAGGACAAGGAATTCTTGTTAAttggagagggtaaggcactGTAGTCAAATATTCAGTTATTTCTAACTTTTCCCCAGAACTTGTATTCATGTTTGGGAAAACTAGTACTTTGCCACACTCCaaggaagaaaagcattttatttagtaATAGTTCAAATAACGAGGTAAAAatgtctctgtgtgcatttgAACTGGCCCTGCTGGCCTGATTCAGTATTTTGCccattttcttggctttttgagcttcacacacacaaaaagaaattgtCCAAAACACTTAgagcttttttttccctccagcaCTGGTAATGGGGCTTTCACTgtacaaagggagaaagaaattaTTTGGAAAGGTGAGGGTTGTCAGAAAAACTAGGAAACTTCGCTCATACATTTTGGACTCAACTCTGTCTTCACTATTGCTATTATGTTTTCGTTAGAGTGCCTAGAATCTCTGAGGATTTATGCTCACCATGTGAAATAGGGAATAAGATCATGTGGACGGATTTACAAACAAATTTCATATAGaagaaatatagaagaaattTTAAAGGAGAATGACAAATAATTCATGTAATAAGGATTTTACAAGTTACCTTTTGCAAAAGGCGGTTTTCACCAGCAACATTTACCACTGGTGAAGTGAAAACGGCTGATTACTGAaatgcgcgctctctctctctctctctctctctctctctctctctctctctctctctctctctctctctctgtgtgtgtgtgtgtgtgtgtatgtgtgtgtgtgtgagtgtgtgtgcacgcagagGAGAGGTGGCAGTGAGCGGATAGAAGGTCAAAGGGTAAATTCCAATTGCTGTGACATATTTTTATGAGCTGAATCATAGCCAGCTTTTAGCCTTGAACAGGGAAGAAGATCTTAGGAAGGGAAGGAACATGAAATGGGCTGGTCAGGAAAATCAAGAAGCGCTTTCCCAAATTAGCAGCTAATTGCTCCCCAACCTGCCATATTCATCCATTTGAGCTTTATTTTATTGTGCAGTACTTGAAAAGATCCGTTTTCtaataaagaaatcagagtaaAAATCTCTGATGCAAAATACGAAGTTgtcttcaggattttttttacctCCCTTTTACAAAGCCTTTGGTGTTTTTCCTGGGGGCTGGGGGGGGCATCCTTGAAAATCTGAAAGGAGGAGGAGACTATGTGGGAGTTAGTTCTCAGAGCAAGGCTGACAATGCTCTGCAGTGGCGGGCAGCAGCAGGAGAGGGGAAATGTTTAGCTGCTGGAGAGACAGGAGGGCCGAGAGCCTGGCTTTGTTATCAGCCCGAATGACTATACCCCAGCTTCCTCTCCTGCAGAATCTCCCCACAATCCACAATGTGGGGACGATTTTCTGCTTTATAGTAGGCTTGCTACcgggggggaaaaagaaagagagagagaggagagagagagagagagagagagagagagagagagagagagagagagagagagagagagagagagagagagagagagagagagagagagagagagagagagagagagactgactgcgGGGCGGGGGGAGAGGGGTCAGGGGCCGCAGTCCAGGCAGAGCAGCTGCCAGGCTCTCCCAGCATCCCAGTTCCTGCAGTCTCcagcgcggcggcggcggcgaccgCACTTGCAGCAGCTGCAGAGAGGCCCTGCTGGTCCCCAGCCTGCGTGCGCTGGGGTCAGAATGGGGGAGTCTCTCTAGTTCTCATCTGAGCAAGCAAATTCTTTGCATTCCTGCACTGGGGCTCTCTGGGTGTCAGCTGACCCGCAGCTAGTTCCAAGGTTCCAAACCTGCCACCTCTGGGGACACTCTAACGGCTAGGGATGTATTCTAAGTGTcccagagctgtctcctccaggccTTTCCTCCCCTACATATGCCTGAGGGCTTCGCACACCCGGCAGCCCTGGCAGGCTGCAGAGCTTCAACAGAACCATCATTTTTAAAGTTGACCGGACAAACCCAGGCTTAACTTGAGATGGGGACCAGTCCTGAGACttaaaagaagatgaagaaattaGGCAATTTCACTATTAGCAGAGGCAGCGTTGTGACCCTTTTTGTTGTAAAAGGGACATAAATGTAGCTGCAGATTGAATGAAGTTATAGGCCATAAAAgggcaagagagagaagggaagagataaTAGGCGCTGTCCATCTGTGCCTCTTACCCTCCCTGTGTCAGACCTCCTCAGCATTGTTGGTGGCAAACAGTGTACCGACAATAATAAATGGGGGAAGGCTGAAGGATAAATGCCACCGAGCGCGGCCGTGCATTTTAGAGTGGCGACAATTGCTGTTTATTTGCTTTTCGTTTATGAAAATGACAAAGGGCAAGGTTATATGTGAGACACATCTCCACAATGTGGTTTACTCGAGGTTTTGGGAATCAAGGTGACTGGAAGCAGCCAActctcatttatttgtatatgaaaaatatttccgATATTTTTTTACTGAAgtacagatttttctttattaaatctttggcagaaacaaatgcagcaaCTTTGGGACATTTAGTCATCCTGTTTTCCTTCAGCAATCCTATGCCCAAACACCAGTAAATTCTGCTCAAAGTTTGTAATAATTTCTATCAATGAAGTTCAGGTCTGCTGTGCAATTAcagattaaaaatgtgtttggatATGTCAGCTCTAAAATTTTTAGATGCTGTTTATTTGCTGGAATATCAAGTAGATTTACTCTTGTGTTTCATTTCTTGGTCTAAGGTTCGGTCCGATAAGGTCAAATCTGGGGAATTCTCCATAGCCTGGCAGCAACTATTCTCACAGCCTAGAAAAGGGGAGCAATTTGGTTTAGATTGAACAAATCAGCTAATTGTGGGTTTGTTTTATGTGGATGATAACTGTTTTCAACTGAACGAGGTAAATGCAACATTTTTAGGGTGAAAGATGCTTTGTGATAATGCCAAAGTGATAATTAATAACAAAAGTAATtactactttaaaatattaacatggatcatattttattttttgactactCGAAATGGAGAAGAACATGTACAAATAATAGCACATTCTCTGTCAGTCGTGGCGATTAAGGTATACTGGAAAAACAGCCATAAggcttttatatttaaattatttttcctgaatATCAGCAACATGTTGAAGCATTTTATGAACTCTGAAAATGATTTCTTAAAGGATAGAGAATTGAGAGGATCAGAACAGTTAATACTGTGTTTAATGGGAGATTGAAGGAAATCTTGTGAACTGTATCATATAAAATGAAatcctgtatctttttatatttttataaaattttcaaaaatcaagaaaaagatatGTTTTCTGGACAAATAGGATTGTTGTGTTTCTGATTTCATTCAGATAATATGTGTTCCATGCTTTTAAATATATGGCCTATTTTTgagatttaaattaatttaaatgtggAGTTGTGCTTCGTTTGCTCTCTTTccattaggaaaaaaatcaaagacttaaTCATTTATGGACTAATCACAATTTGTATTATCACTATTTGCTAGATGCCAATACTGTATACATTTTGACATCACtgtatttctataaaataatatgaaataagaaACTAATTTTACATAATAAGAAACATACTTTTTAACCACACAGTTAAAAAATACATGTTGTTTAGAATGTAAgataaaattgtatttctttagAGTCAAACAAAAGCTCTCTGAATGGAGAGTGGAGGATTTCTTGGGCTTTGTCTAAATTTAAAGTGCCCTCTACTGTCCAAAGACTGTACTacttgaagagaaaaagagaagccttAAATCACAACCTAGATAAGTAGAGACAGATGTAAGAGAAGACTGTAGATAATATTGTTTCAGCCTGGAGCCATCAGTTTGCATGGCTCCATCAGTAGAGAGCTTTGCTCCACTTCCACGTTAAAATTTCCATTAAAATGTTTGTAATTTTACAATGGCTGTGATTTCCCTTTCCTCTTAGTTTTccttgaaaactgaaaatcaatGTTGCTTTCATTGCAAGAGATACAGTGGTGACCGGGCCAGTGTTTACATATGACTGTCAGCCTAAACATCAAAACTTACTGTCCTCATATACTAATTATTAAAGAAGCTTATCTAGAATGCTTTCTTCTGCATACACCTGGGTACCAGgataccttctttttcttcttgtctttgtcttcctcttctttgtcATCATTGTCAGAATATCTATCATatctatttcaaaatttaaaaagcagttacGTGGGAGTAGAAAGCTAAACAATCAATTAATTCTTTGATGGAGATGTTAAAAGAGACTGTACCACAAGGGGAgacacctgttttgtttttctgtcttttaaaagcaTTCAAGTGTCCAGTTAAACATGATGTGTGCATTTTAGCAGTCTTGTTACAATCTTTTACTTGAAGGAAGTCACCTATTAAAAATTTGTTGTAAAATTTCACGTGGAGTAGATTATAGAATAAAAAGGTAAATGCTATCATCTGAAATGTACTACTAAGCAGTAAGACTTGAGATTtggtcagaatatattttaagatgttttgttGTAGGAAAAGTAATTTATTGCAtggcaatatatttttaaaaatattttggtcaAATGGGTAATACTTGAAGTCAGTAATTTGCTGTAAATTTAGAGAGGGGACATAATTGGAGTGTATGAAGCTTAGTTTGTCAAGTCTGCAACATAGGCAATAGCtctagtttcatttatttacGAAGTATTTGATCTACAttagaacaaaagcaaaacataaagaaACATAATTTTGGAAAGGAATTCTGAGTAAGTGTCCAGTATACAGTTAGCTTACACAATCCCTAGGGACTGAACATAGTCACTGTTGATCAGGAAGGAGACAGTAGGATGACGGAGAGCTAAGTAGAGCCACCAGCCAATTGGGCTCAGGCTGACTTCTCATTTCCAATGCTGTTCTTCCGTGTCTTTGTTGATTGAGTTCCTCCTACTGACTTCTAACTTGGCTATGCCACAGATGGGTGTTCTTGTTCCCTTCTCTAAGGAAAGGGTGCTTTCAAGAAGCATTTCATATTGTGCTTTCCTGCTAATGGTGACCCGCTAGGGAGATTCCAAATGCTTAGAAACCAAAGAACAcctgaaatgaaagaaagaagcagagcctGTCACAAAGCAGAGATTCTCCAGCAGTGGAGTTTAGGGCCAGTGTGGAGGAGTCACCTGTGAGGTTAAGCAACACAACAGTCCAATGTTTAAATGTTGACATTGTTGGTACCAAGCAAACTGGtgttttcagttttcagaaaAATCCACCTTATTCAACGTATCTAAGCATTTCATCTACTTAGGAGATATTTGTTGAACCATGTATACACTATGAATTAGACTACTTTATTAGGATCACCATTTCTCTTGGTTAATATTCAGTTACTTTCTACTTCTTGGAAAAGAATTATACTGTAGCATCATTCCGGAGCTCCATTAACACATACTCCATTTAAAAAAGTCAAATACTATGGTGCACTATGTGGTTAGCTACATTCTGCATGTATTATATCCTTCATTTTCTATAATCAATTCTTTTATAAATTCAATTAAAGATAATCTAATTTCTAATTAATCTAATATGTTTAATAACAGACCCTTGTTCTTGGACATAACTACTCTTCCTCATTAGGAGTGTATTtgacaaaactttcaatcatgtAGCTTAAATTTCTCTAACCAGTGAGGTGCAAACGAGGTCTTAGAGCCCTTCCTTCTAGGACTTTGCACTTTAAGTTAGAATAATGTACAGAGGTAGAATAAACCCAGTGGTTTTTGGAGGGATGGGTCTTTTATCTTAGGCTGTGGGAGCTGcttgcttaattttaattttttcctccttttttaatttttatcttttaaattttttccatgatatttattgagctctacatttttctctgttcctttccctgCGTTTCCCCTGCCCTCTTCAATCCCTCCAAggttcccatgttcccaatttactcaggagatcttgactttttctact
This window contains:
- the LOC119819352 gene encoding eukaryotic translation initiation factor 1-like, producing the protein MSAIQNLNSFDPFADASKGDDLLPAGTEDYIHIRIQQRNGRKTLTTVQGIADDYDKKKLAKAFKKKFACNGTVIEHPEYGEVIQLQGDQRKNICQFLIEIGLAKDDQLKVHGF